One Cucumis sativus cultivar 9930 chromosome 1, Cucumber_9930_V3, whole genome shotgun sequence DNA segment encodes these proteins:
- the LOC101207946 gene encoding chitinase 2, with the protein MGLSRKMKSEAILPLLFLLQLLVAPPSLMAAGPANVFREYIGAEFNNVKFSDVPIHSNVEEFHFLLSFAIDFDASSRSFTNGAFDVFWDSDNLNPSAVASIKKFLALKQDHSNVRVGVSLGGDTVDNGGSVFFKPSSIHSWVSNAEHSLTKIIKTYNLDGIDIDYEHFKSDPDTFAECIGQLIKRLKKKGIISFASIAPFDDDEVQSHYLALWKRYGHLIDYVNFQFYAYDKGTTIGQFIQHFKDQMSNYEGGRILASLVSDDSGGLVPKNGFFKACRRLKKEKLLNGIFIWSADDSQAKGFDYEKTAQSLLAKPN; encoded by the exons ATGGGGTTgagtagaaaaatgaaaagtgaagCCATTTTGCCACTGCTTTTCCTTCTACAGCTTTTGGTTGCCCCGCCTTCGCTCATGGCGGCAGGTCCGGCGAATGTGTTTAGAGAATACATCGGAGCCGAGTTTAACAACGTCAAATTTTCAGACGTTCCGATACACTCAAATGTTGAAGAGTTTCACTTTCTTCTGTCATTTGCCATCGACTTTGATGCCTCCAGCCGTTCCTTCACTAACGGAGCTTTCGACGTTTTCTGGGACTCCGATAATCTTAACCCTTCTGCAGTTGCTTCcataaaaaag tttttggctCTAAAACAGGATCATTCAAATGTGAGAGTGGGTGTAAGTCTTGGAGGAGACACTGTAGACAATGGAGgttctgtttttttcaaaCCTTCTTCAATACATTCATGGGTTTCCAATGCTGAACATTCACTCACTAAAATCATTAAAACCTACAATCTCGACGGTATCGACATTGATTACGAGCACTTCAAGTCGGATCCAGACACGTTCGCCGAGTGCATCGGACAACTAATCAAAAGgctaaagaagaaaggaatcATCTCATTTGCTTCCATTGCCCCATTTGACGACGATGAAGTTCAAAGCCATTATTTGGCCTTGTGGAAACGCTATGGGCATTTGATAGACTATGTTAATTTTCAGTTCTATGCTTATGATAAAGGCACAACTATTGGTCAGTTTATTCAACATTTCAAGGATCAAATGTCAAATTATGAAGGTGGTAGGATTTTGGCAAGCTTGGTTAGCGACGATAGCGGCGGATTAGTTCCCAAAAACGGGTTTTTTAAGGCGTGTCGGAGGCTGAAGAAGGAGAAACTACTCAATGGAATCTTTATTTGGTCTGCAGATGATTCTCAAGCCAAAGGTTTTGACTATGAAAAGACGGCTCAGTCACTTCTAGCAAAACCCAACTAG